The Coriobacteriia bacterium region GTCGTAATGCGCCCCGACGATCACGAGCGGCACGGTCTTGCCGGCAGGGGACGCCGTTGCCTTCTTGAACGCGATCACGTTCTGCGAGTACGACGGTTTCGAGGTCGGGCCGTAGGTGAAGGACTGGAACCCGGCGTTGTAGCCCATCGAGTCGAACCATGTGTCGATCTGCTCCGCAGCGGCGAGTTCCTGTCCGGTTCCGGCCGCGCGTGTCTCGGCTGCCAGCTCCTCCACATAGCCGTAGGCGAGCGTGCCCATCCCCTCGGGCACCACCGGCGTTGCAAGCGCGCTCGGCGCGAGCAGCGCGAGCAACAACCCGCCGGTCAGTGCAAGTGAGGTCAGCTTCTGTAAGCGACGCATAGGGGTCACTCCTCCCAGTCCACGCCCATGACAAGACTTCCTACCCCTCGGCGGGAGCCTACACGCCCTCCGCTGTGTTGAGATGCTGTAGCATCGGTGGGGATGGACGAAGACGTCGTATACATGGCGCTCGCGCTCGAACAGGCGCGTTTGGCCGCCGCCGAAGGGGAGGTCCCCATCGGCGCCGTTCTCGTGTGCGACGGTGCCGTTGTGGCGCACGGGCGTAACGCGCGCGAGAGCGCCGCCGATCCCACCGCGCATGCCGAGTTGATCGCGATCCGTGAGGGCGCGTGGCGACTCCGCAGGTGGCGCCTGTCGGGGTGCACGCTGTACGTCACGCTCGAGCCATGCCCCATGTGCGCCGGCGCGCTCGTGAACGCGCGCGTCGACCGGCTCGTTTATGGCGCAGCCGATCCCAAGGCCGGGGCCACGGGCACGCTGTACGACCTCTCGGCCGATTCGCGGCTGAATCACAGTTTCGAGGTGCGCGGCGGAGTGCTGGAGGACGAGTGCGGGCAGATACTCAAGGAGTTCTTCCAGGACCTGCGGGGGCGTCGGTAGGAACACATCGGGGAGGCGTCGATGAAGTCTCGGTCGGCACGGTTCGCACTGGCAGCATTGGTCGTGGCGCTCGGCTTTGCGCTCGCGGCTGCGCCGGCTCACGCCAAGTCGTACAGGATGACGAACGTGGCCATCACCGCCGAGGTCGCGCCTGACGGCTCGATGCTCGTCACCGAAGAGCGCACCTTCGACTTCAACGGCGACTACACCTTCGCGTACTGGGACCTCTACAAGAGCGGCCCGATCGACGCCCAGACGCTCGGGGCCTACCCGGTCATGGAGATCCTCGGCGTGTCGGGTCCTGAAGGCGACTACGCTATCACGGAGGACTTCGACGCGATCGAGATGCGCCCTCCGCAGACCTACAAGGTCACCGACTTCGGTGACTCGATCGAGGTCCGCGCATTCTTCCGGGCCGCGGACACCGAACATACGCTCACGCTTCGGTATCGAGTCTACGGCGCCGCCGTGCGCTGGCAGGATACCGGTGAGCTCTACTGGCAGTTCGTGGGCGACGCCTGGGAGCTCGACAGCGAGAACGTGTCGGTGCACATCATCCTGCCGGAGGGCGTGACGCGCGACGAGGTGAGGGCGTGGGCGCACGGTCCGCTCACGGGTGACGTGATCTTGAACGACGACGGCACGTTGGATCTCGTCGTCGACCGGCTGCCCGTGGGCTACTACGTGGAGGGGCGCGTGCTGTTCCCTCCCTCGGCGCTCAGCACTGCCGAGATGATCGACGAGCCGCGCCTGCAGTCGGTGCTCGCCGAGGAGGACAAGCTGGCCGACGAGGCGAACACCGAGCGCTTCTGGAGCCGCGCGCAGATGGTGCTCTGGAGCGTGCTGCTCGGCATCCTGCCGCTCGCGGCGCTCGCCTGGGCGTATCTCTACTGGAAGAACCACGGCAAGGAGTACGTCCCGCAGTTCCGGGGTGAGTACTTCCGCGAGGAGCCCTCCGACTTGCCACCGGCACAGGTCTCGGCGCTCATCAACATGGGCGCCCCGAGCGAAACCGCGATGACCGCCACGCTGATGGATCTCATCGATCGGGGTGCCATAGCCAT contains the following coding sequences:
- a CDS encoding DUF2207 domain-containing protein is translated as MKSRSARFALAALVVALGFALAAAPAHAKSYRMTNVAITAEVAPDGSMLVTEERTFDFNGDYTFAYWDLYKSGPIDAQTLGAYPVMEILGVSGPEGDYAITEDFDAIEMRPPQTYKVTDFGDSIEVRAFFRAADTEHTLTLRYRVYGAAVRWQDTGELYWQFVGDAWELDSENVSVHIILPEGVTRDEVRAWAHGPLTGDVILNDDGTLDLVVDRLPVGYYVEGRVLFPPSALSTAEMIDEPRLQSVLAEEDKLADEANTERFWSRAQMVLWSVLLGILPLAALAWAYLYWKNHGKEYVPQFRGEYFREEPSDLPPAQVSALINMGAPSETAMTATLMDLIDRGAIAIGREYAEKKALLGLMKSDVETYRLTRVREKEIGLAASEQKLIDFLFGTMARSDSFTMEELKQINQSKTRADDWLEGVAEYKKLVTEEVEARGFFEQKGGKAVGGFMALGFLIMFSGIGPVIFAGTGWFLLWTIPIGLAIAILGGSMKRRTPAAAELAAKYAAVQSYLEDFGRLQEKPPTSIVLWRHFLTLAVVFGIAEQVMRDLKIVAPEIMASPMMGTWMWMATPSSSGLSPMNSLSTGMVSVASVAASHNSSSSGGGGGFSGGGGGGGGGGGGGAG
- the tadA gene encoding tRNA adenosine(34) deaminase TadA: MDEDVVYMALALEQARLAAAEGEVPIGAVLVCDGAVVAHGRNARESAADPTAHAELIAIREGAWRLRRWRLSGCTLYVTLEPCPMCAGALVNARVDRLVYGAADPKAGATGTLYDLSADSRLNHSFEVRGGVLEDECGQILKEFFQDLRGRR